TGGTACCAAGATCACGGGCGGGGCAGATCATGTAAGGATATCGCATCCAGAATGTACCCCACTGAACGTCATGGTAAATGCACTGCCAAGCCTGAAAGCAATATCGAAGACTCACAGCAATGCCGAACAAAAGAGTGCAGATGAAAGCGCCCACGAAGCCTTCGACAGTCTTTTTAGGACTCAACTTGATCAGAGGAGTCTTACCGAAAAGCTTGCCTACAAGTACGTACGTGTACATTAGCAACTGGGATAGAACAGTCAAAGACAGGACACGCACCGCAAACGTATGCCATAACATCGTTACAGATGACCAAGGATGCAGGAACGAAGAACCACACCAAACCTTCGAGAATGTTGTTCACGATGAAATGGCTATCAGGGTCAGTTATCTGGAGAAGAATCATGAAAACCAAGACTCACCTAGACACCACAATGAGCAAGAGTGAAATATGGACCCAACAGAAGAGAGCAAATTGCTGACGAAGGTACTGCCTCTGGAGATTTGCGACGAACCCAACAAAGCCTTTAAGACAAGTCAGTGGCATGCGCCAGTCATCAAGAGAAAGGATACTGACCAACAACATAAAGCATGAAGCTAATAAATCGGTGGTTGCGAGCAAAGGGGATGAAATAAGCGTCCACAAAGACAATGTGCTTGAAGTAATAGATAATAGATTCGCCGTAGAGGAAGTAGTTGGCCACGACGAAGAAATACCTGACAGAACTGTTTAGTATTAATAAGAAAGGAATTGTTGGGTATTACAGACCAGTTGATAGTCTTGTTCCAGCTGTCGCCTTGCTCTCCAGGAGTAGCAGCCTTGGAACCACCGTCTGAATTACGTTCCAGTCATCAGATGACATTATATTACACGATTATGTCAATAACTCACGGTCACGAAGGTCGAAAAGAGCAGTGACCTCATTGTAGACAAGCGTTTGACACAACATGACGAGAAGGATCATGTAGGGGTGACCCATACAGAGAAGAACTGCAAAAAAACTCTGAGCATGGAATTTGGAGGGTAAGGTAAAGACCTACCGATGAAGCCGCCGATCATGATAAAGGTCCAGATCGTCCTCTCAATCATGTTGCGATTTTTCTTGGGAGCAATGGTTTTctcgccttccttgccctcgCCGGGAGCAAGACCATCCTCAAACTTGACAGCAATCTTGCTAGGGCTAGCAGAGTTCATGACGTTTCCAGGACCAGCGGGTGTAAAGTCTTGAGGagtcttccttttcctgtTGGCAGGGAGAGCATTGCCAGTcggttgaggaagagtagCCGgcagggaaggagagaagtttgaagaaggggggCTAGAAGAGCGGGCAGCGTCGGCCTTCTTGGGagtctccttcttctgttccttattttcctcttttttctcagGGACCGCGGTAACAGGCTTAGTCTTCTTGGGAGCGATGTCGGGAATCTGCTTCTCTAAGGCGGGAATTTGGGAAGGACTGGTGGTAGAATGTTCGAGTTCAGTCTTCGCCGGACTAGAAGCCTGTTGCTTAGGCGCTTCTTGAGGGATAGGAGCTTCTATATTCGTCTCTGGAAATTCCTCCGCGCCAGGGACTGAAGGAGTACCAGGGCTTTCGGTTTCGGAACCTGACTGCTTGTTGGACTTTGATTTTCCGTCCAGGCCCTTGGAAGCTTGTCGAGCCAGCCGCTTTCGTGCAGACTTGGACAACGTAGCAGTTTGACTTTGAGACCCGGAAGGATTTTCGGGAGAACTGTGGGCAAATTGGTTCAGCTTGGATCTCGCGAAAGCAGGAGGCGCCAACTCACGTCTCTACAGgggcctcctcctcctcctcaacttcttcaTGTTCGGCAGCGCCTTTATTGAGCAGCTCATACATGCCACCACTAAACAGGGGTTGACCTCTGTGTGACGACATGACTGTTGTTTTGGGGAAATTTTGGGTTgcaagatggaagatggaaggaaaaagatgaacaATGAAATGGCAGCCACAAAAAGGCAGCGGTTGAGAATTGGAGACAAGGCGGCCGGCGGTGACGTTGCAGCAGCTTGCAGAAATCACGGAAACAAATTTATCACTGGCCAATCACACATCAGGCGTCTCCCGCACCAAACGAAATTACAAAATTCATCATGAAAGTTCCTCCAACATCTCTATcacctttctccttctcatctATCCTTCAAGTTTCGTCTTTTCTCAAATACCATGATTACTTAATGTGGGTCACATTCTATTAATATCCCCGCTTCTGCCTCCCTTCCCGTTTGGATGAGCGTAACAATCCAACTCCTAAAGCCCTGTCGTCCCTCGAACCTCTTTAGTTAGGTTTGAGTAAGAGGGCAGGACGTGCGCCGGGTAGGACCGGACAGCTGGAGGACCTTAATTACACATGACCTGAACTTCATTGACCACCTTCTTGTTGTGTGATAGACAGCCTGAAGAGTTGCATGTGCTAACAATAGTGTTTTTCAGATTACTCAATAAGATGAGGATCGCGGCTACTTCAACAGATGTTCTTTCTTGATAGGCTCTGGGTGAGTGTTTTTTCTTACCCTCTTTCTCATGTTCAATGGAGCGCTATGAAGATAAACCACATACCATACATACTTTACCTCATTCGCCGGCGATTCGTCGTGATTAGCGTGACACTTCAGCCTTGACTGAGCGCTCCTACTTTCCacaccttccttccttacCTGTTAGGATTATTATAATGGAAGTGCTGACTCTAAGTAGCTGTAGAATCTCAAGCTCTTGAGTCATCCCTCTTCATGGCACCGCGCCAAGTCACATGAGTAAGTTGTAAAAACCGGCTTTGCCCCTTCTTTCTATTGTGATGAAAATCTTTCGATGGGCGGACAGATCCTAATCCCGTGCGCTCTGCGCTAAACACCTCGTGTACAAAAGTAGGTGGGGAAAGGGAATTGGTGAATTCATCGTGATCTGAATCTTCCATAcatcttgccttctccaagCCCGGGCGCATTATTGTATGGTCAGTTGCTGACTGCTATCACAGAGACTAGTCACTTTGTGATCAGAGTAAGGTAAGCGTCATGCCCACACCCTCCTCCAATATTCCAGCGGGTTTGTCAACCTAGCGTGGCAACGATATGAAGGTTCATCTGTGCAATGCGCTGTTTCGTGCTGGCAGCCAGGCTAGGTTGTCATATCACTAGATAGCCTTCTTGTATCTCTTCAGTTTGCATTGTTCTGGAATGCATCACTCGTTTTATCATGATTGGATCGTCTTTTGAGACCAGCCACGAACAGCTATAGATATTTCTAAATTCGGCGTTGTTAGCAGTATGGAACAGTTGTACATATACCGAGGCGTAAGCCGTGGACCAACAATGTTGTGactgcctccaccactACGCGGGAGACAGCGACCGACCGACCGACGGATAATCACGACATGAATACTTTTCGCATAAATGCACTACATGATTATAACTTGACTTGCTATATCATCAACCCACGATCTGCGACGTTCGAAATGACTTCTGAAAGCGAGCCAAATACATCACTCCCGTTTAGCCCTATACAACAGACGCTGCCGGCGACGCCCTCTCGCTCGACCTCACAAGTATCAATGGTTTCTGCCGAAGCCTTATTGTCCCATAGCAGCCCCACAAAGCAACTCACGCCATCACACCGTTCGTCTCTACCTTCGGCACTACCTTATAATACTCTTCTTAATGCACCGGCAGGTAGTCCTGCGTTAAGGGCACGCGCCTCGACAGCTTCATCAAGTCGAGCACCTTCGGTCTTGGACGACGCTCGTGTAGAGCATAACGATAGTGAAACTCAAGTCTTAGAAATAACACCACCAATGGATAATTATGAGCTTGATGGAGGTAGTGACCACACAAGTTTGCCTTCTGATGCGTCCTCcatcaagggcaaggagaagcagCGATCGAATGATCGCAATGAGATTGAAACTGTGGGAGCTGGAGGGGAAATGGCTTTGCCTTCGGGAGATGCTAGAAAAGGACTGAAAGAACTTGTGCGGAGGAGCACTACAGCGGATAAAGGTTATGGAGGGCATGATCACCGTCGGCTATCGGAAAAGCTTTCACAAAGTATGTCAAGGCCATGGCCATCTTTCATCGTTTGTGGCTAACTTTGACTAGCAGATGAAAATCTACAAATTCTGATAACACAGTCAGACAAGATGTCCTATTCGCCTCGATTGTATTATGTTTTAACGAATGCTGGAAAACCCGTTTTCTGCTCGTGGGTTTTCTAACCTTATCTGCTTATGCGGATCTGCCGTAACTAAATGACACAGACATACCCGCCCCTCTGAGGATGATGTTACTAACCTCATGGGTGTCGCGCAAGCATTAATATCCATCTTTgccgacgatgatgatcgATTAAGGCAGGTTCTCAGTCAGGTAGTGTCACAAAGTCGTAAATGACCTGGTCTTTAGATACATCATTAAAGGCAACCATCGCGTAGCATTTCTGTTAAAAGCACCGCTGTATCTATTCTGTGTCAGTGATTGGGGAGAACCCGAGCATGTTGTAAATACCCAACCACATGCCACCGCTACGCATAGCTGATCTATATCAAGTTACGGCTACAACTGGAATATATtcatctccaaatcctttcAGTCGTATCCTCCACTCAACTCCTCAGGCTATTCCAGAGACGAAGTAATGCCGACCTCTCGACGTTATTGGAAGGTGAACTATGTTGTGAAACAGGAGGAATAGTGCTAACATTGTATATAGGGACAGAGCCGTTCTTGAGCAATCTGATCGACTGTTCGCAATATGACTTCAGTTTCCTTACATCTACTCTCCAGCCCCTCAGGATGGCTCCTGCTTTGAGAGATACTAGTGCGGCAGCCTTGATGCCTCCGTCCAAATTCAAGGTGCGTGTTTCACCAACTGGCCGTCAGTTTCAGATCCATTGTACTGAGCAAATTTTCTTA
The genomic region above belongs to Cryptococcus neoformans var. neoformans JEC21 chromosome 4 sequence and contains:
- a CDS encoding protein-vacuolar targeting protein, putative; this encodes MTSESEPNTSLPFSPIQQTLPATPSRSTSQVSMVSAEALLSHSSPTKQLTPSHRSSLPSALPYNTLLNAPAGSPALRARASTASSSRAPSVLDDARVEHNDSETQVLEITPPMDNYELDGGSDHTSLPSDASSIKGKEKQRSNDRNEIETVGAGGEMALPSGDARKGLKELVRRSTTADKGYGGHDHRRLSEKLSQNENLQILITQSDKMSYSPRLYYVLTNAGKPVFCSHTRPSEDDVTNLMGVAQALISIFADDDDRLRYIIKGNHRVAFLLKAPLYLFCVSDWGEPEHVLRLQLEYIHLQILSVVSSTQLLRLFQRRSNADLSTLLEGTEPFLSNLIDCSQYDFSFLTSTLQPLRMAPALRDTSAAALMPPSKFKDLLYVLLIAGGHIVTVLRPRKHSIHPSDLHLLLNTIASSSALRTTETWLPICFPKFNPSGFVHAYISYVLEDVGLVFVSADREAFEDLRVWKDMVLEKLEQDKTLSRIQEAIPLHPYTISSVGCPGLRHFIYKSRQHVQITQPIWEAPYEDGSTNQKRLVTTYQKLHDAVHAKSGQASALKLVYISTEHEACLVWATKPFELYITVSPQLSKSAVVAAANNVAKWVLAEEGRIFLKDAPVF
- a CDS encoding phosphatidate cytidylyltransferase, putative — its product is MSSHRGQPLFSGGMYELLNKGAAEHEEVEEEEEAPVETSPENPSGSQSQTATLSKSARKRLARQASKGLDGKSKSNKQSGSETESPGTPSVPGAEEFPETNIEAPIPQEAPKQQASSPAKTELEHSTTSPSQIPALEKQIPDIAPKKTKPVTAVPEKKEENKEQKKETPKKADAARSSSPPSSNFSPSLPATLPQPTGNALPANRKRKTPQDFTPAGPGNVMNSASPSKIAVKFEDGLAPGEGKEGEKTIAPKKNRNMIERTIWTFIMIGGFIVLLCMGHPYMILLVMLCQTLVYNEVTALFDLRDHGGSKAATPGEQGDSWNKTINWYFFVVANYFLYGESIIYYFKHIVFVDAYFIPFARNHRFISFMLYVVGFVGFVANLQRQYLRQQFALFCWVHISLLLIVVSSHFIVNNILEGLVWFFVPASLVICNDVMAYVCGKLFGKTPLIKLSPKKTVEGFVGAFICTLLFGIAWGTFWMRYPYMICPARDLGTNVFSQVTCRPNPVFMWHSFEFTGVARQALQTILGHPPPSIPYAPFQIHCLVMATFASLVAPFGGFFASGFKRAFNIKDFGHSIPGHGGMTDRMDCQFMMGLFSYVYYSSLIRIQNVTVGGIMQAVVTSLTQPEQIELLYDLKRFLAGQGVKV